A window of the Gossypium hirsutum isolate 1008001.06 chromosome A05, Gossypium_hirsutum_v2.1, whole genome shotgun sequence genome harbors these coding sequences:
- the LOC107904316 gene encoding protein IQ-DOMAIN 1 isoform X1: MGASGKWFKSLITFKPLQDPTNQEKVGDKTKKKWRLWRSSSEGLGSTSSKVPRMRHVAASEASDSSLLVDDVLASAMATVARAPPKDFRAVKREWAAIRIQTAFRALLARRALRALKAVVRIQAIFRGRQVRKQAAVTLRCMQALVRVQARVRAQCVTSSEGQAMPKLMDEDPAKQAERGWCDSLGTLEELKAKQQMRQQGAIKRERAIAYSVLKQQSRSCASPNARANKQPYSHNHQRLDRNSPDWNWLDRWMATKPWETRAMEEGTEPAEKVMMMNTISRKSEDNNFSFHSSSYEHEPLKVKRNNVTTRILARPPTSMQTSGSLSAPSSESVYDETSTSTSSASPTTLSSNTPVAGTLEDNHAQKPSYMNPTESIKAKQKNTFRFSPDNVRRRHVVDDDLQYFHKKLMTLSCEDDTRSSADSYNPSLYFSRELYGPRQMGGRQDSPKRTQWSQGRRQANSFM; the protein is encoded by the exons ATGGGTGCCTCAGGAAAATGGTTTAAATCGCTCATAACTTTCAAACCACTTCAAGATCCTACTAATCAA GAGAAGGTGGGAGATAAGACGAAGAAGAAGTGGAGGCTATGGAGGAGCTCATCCGAAGGGTTGGGATCCACCTCATCAAAGGTTCCCAGGATGCGCCACGTGGCTGCTTCAGAGGCCTCTGATTCATCTTTGTTGGTGGATGATGTGCTGGCTTCAGCTATGGCTACTGTTGCTCGTGCTCCACCCAAAGATTTCAGAGCTGTCAAGCGGGAATGGGCCGCTATTCGAATCCAGACCGCATTTCGAGCCTTGCTG GCAAGACGAGCTTTAAGGGCCTTGAAAGCAGTAGTGAGGATTCAAGCTATATTCCGGGGTCGTCAAGTCCGAAAGCAAGCTGCTGTGACATTAAGGTGTATGCAAGCTCTTGTCAGAGTCCAAGCTCGAGTAAGAGCACAATGTGTGACATCTTCTGAAGGACAAGCTATGCCCAAACTAATGGATGAAGATCCAGCAAAACAAGCTGAG CGAGGATGGTGCGACAGTCTGGGAACTTTAGAGGAACTAAAAGCTAAACAACAAATGAGGCAACAAGGTGCAATCAAGAGGGAGAGAGCAATAGCATACTCTGTCTTAAAACAG CAGTCAAGATCATGTGCCAGTCCAAATGCGAGAGCGAATAAGCAGCCGTACTCTCACAATCATCAACGGTTAGATAGGAATAGTCCGGATTGGAATTGGCTTGATCGTTGGATGGCAACCAAGCCCTGGGAAACCAGGGCAATGGAAGAGGGTACTGAACCAGCAGAGAAGGTGATGATGATGAACACAATTTCTCGGAAAAGTGAAGATAACAATTTCAGCTTCCACTCCAGCTCTTATGAACATGAGCCCCTCAAAGTGAAAAGGAACAATGTCACAACCAGAATTCTTGCTAGACCTCCTACATCCATGCAAACTTCGGGATCATTGTCTGCCCCAAGTTCCGAATCCGTCTATGACGAGACCTCGACATCAACCTCATCCGCATCTCCGACCACGTTGTCTAGCAACACTCCCGTTGCGGGCACATTAGAAGATAATCATGCTCAAAAACCAAGCTACATGAATCCCACCGAATCTATTAAAGCGAAACAGAAGAACACATTCAGGTTTTCTCCTGATAATGTGCGGAGGAGACATGTGGTTGATGATGATTTACAATATTTTCATAAGAAACTAATGACACTTTCTTGCGAGGACGACACAAGGAGCAGTGCTGATTCTTATAATCCATCATTATATTTCTCCAGAGAGTTGTACGGACCGAGACAAATGGGTGGTAGGCAAGATTCCCCAAAAAGGACTCAGTGGAGCCAAGGTAGACGACAAGCAAATTCTTTTATGTAA
- the LOC107904316 gene encoding protein IQ-DOMAIN 1 isoform X2, producing the protein MGASGKWFKSLITFKPLQDPTNQEKVGDKTKKKWRLWRSSSEGLGSTSSKVPRMRHVAASEASDSSLLVDDVLASAMATVARAPPKDFRAVKREWAAIRIQTAFRALLARRALRALKAVVRIQAIFRGRQVRKQAAVTLRCMQALVRVQARVRAQCVTSSEGQAMPKLMDEDPAKQAERGWCDSLGTLEELKAKQQMRQQGAIKRERAIAYSVLKQSRSCASPNARANKQPYSHNHQRLDRNSPDWNWLDRWMATKPWETRAMEEGTEPAEKVMMMNTISRKSEDNNFSFHSSSYEHEPLKVKRNNVTTRILARPPTSMQTSGSLSAPSSESVYDETSTSTSSASPTTLSSNTPVAGTLEDNHAQKPSYMNPTESIKAKQKNTFRFSPDNVRRRHVVDDDLQYFHKKLMTLSCEDDTRSSADSYNPSLYFSRELYGPRQMGGRQDSPKRTQWSQGRRQANSFM; encoded by the exons ATGGGTGCCTCAGGAAAATGGTTTAAATCGCTCATAACTTTCAAACCACTTCAAGATCCTACTAATCAA GAGAAGGTGGGAGATAAGACGAAGAAGAAGTGGAGGCTATGGAGGAGCTCATCCGAAGGGTTGGGATCCACCTCATCAAAGGTTCCCAGGATGCGCCACGTGGCTGCTTCAGAGGCCTCTGATTCATCTTTGTTGGTGGATGATGTGCTGGCTTCAGCTATGGCTACTGTTGCTCGTGCTCCACCCAAAGATTTCAGAGCTGTCAAGCGGGAATGGGCCGCTATTCGAATCCAGACCGCATTTCGAGCCTTGCTG GCAAGACGAGCTTTAAGGGCCTTGAAAGCAGTAGTGAGGATTCAAGCTATATTCCGGGGTCGTCAAGTCCGAAAGCAAGCTGCTGTGACATTAAGGTGTATGCAAGCTCTTGTCAGAGTCCAAGCTCGAGTAAGAGCACAATGTGTGACATCTTCTGAAGGACAAGCTATGCCCAAACTAATGGATGAAGATCCAGCAAAACAAGCTGAG CGAGGATGGTGCGACAGTCTGGGAACTTTAGAGGAACTAAAAGCTAAACAACAAATGAGGCAACAAGGTGCAATCAAGAGGGAGAGAGCAATAGCATACTCTGTCTTAAAACAG TCAAGATCATGTGCCAGTCCAAATGCGAGAGCGAATAAGCAGCCGTACTCTCACAATCATCAACGGTTAGATAGGAATAGTCCGGATTGGAATTGGCTTGATCGTTGGATGGCAACCAAGCCCTGGGAAACCAGGGCAATGGAAGAGGGTACTGAACCAGCAGAGAAGGTGATGATGATGAACACAATTTCTCGGAAAAGTGAAGATAACAATTTCAGCTTCCACTCCAGCTCTTATGAACATGAGCCCCTCAAAGTGAAAAGGAACAATGTCACAACCAGAATTCTTGCTAGACCTCCTACATCCATGCAAACTTCGGGATCATTGTCTGCCCCAAGTTCCGAATCCGTCTATGACGAGACCTCGACATCAACCTCATCCGCATCTCCGACCACGTTGTCTAGCAACACTCCCGTTGCGGGCACATTAGAAGATAATCATGCTCAAAAACCAAGCTACATGAATCCCACCGAATCTATTAAAGCGAAACAGAAGAACACATTCAGGTTTTCTCCTGATAATGTGCGGAGGAGACATGTGGTTGATGATGATTTACAATATTTTCATAAGAAACTAATGACACTTTCTTGCGAGGACGACACAAGGAGCAGTGCTGATTCTTATAATCCATCATTATATTTCTCCAGAGAGTTGTACGGACCGAGACAAATGGGTGGTAGGCAAGATTCCCCAAAAAGGACTCAGTGGAGCCAAGGTAGACGACAAGCAAATTCTTTTATGTAA
- the LOC107904316 gene encoding protein IQ-DOMAIN 1 isoform X4, which produces MGRYSNPDRISSLAGNECWQARRALRALKAVVRIQAIFRGRQVRKQAAVTLRCMQALVRVQARVRAQCVTSSEGQAMPKLMDEDPAKQAERGWCDSLGTLEELKAKQQMRQQGAIKRERAIAYSVLKQQSRSCASPNARANKQPYSHNHQRLDRNSPDWNWLDRWMATKPWETRAMEEGTEPAEKVMMMNTISRKSEDNNFSFHSSSYEHEPLKVKRNNVTTRILARPPTSMQTSGSLSAPSSESVYDETSTSTSSASPTTLSSNTPVAGTLEDNHAQKPSYMNPTESIKAKQKNTFRFSPDNVRRRHVVDDDLQYFHKKLMTLSCEDDTRSSADSYNPSLYFSRELYGPRQMGGRQDSPKRTQWSQGRRQANSFM; this is translated from the exons ATGGGCCGCTATTCGAATCCAGACCGCATTTCGAGCCTTGCTG GTAATGAATGCTGGCAGGCAAGACGAGCTTTAAGGGCCTTGAAAGCAGTAGTGAGGATTCAAGCTATATTCCGGGGTCGTCAAGTCCGAAAGCAAGCTGCTGTGACATTAAGGTGTATGCAAGCTCTTGTCAGAGTCCAAGCTCGAGTAAGAGCACAATGTGTGACATCTTCTGAAGGACAAGCTATGCCCAAACTAATGGATGAAGATCCAGCAAAACAAGCTGAG CGAGGATGGTGCGACAGTCTGGGAACTTTAGAGGAACTAAAAGCTAAACAACAAATGAGGCAACAAGGTGCAATCAAGAGGGAGAGAGCAATAGCATACTCTGTCTTAAAACAG CAGTCAAGATCATGTGCCAGTCCAAATGCGAGAGCGAATAAGCAGCCGTACTCTCACAATCATCAACGGTTAGATAGGAATAGTCCGGATTGGAATTGGCTTGATCGTTGGATGGCAACCAAGCCCTGGGAAACCAGGGCAATGGAAGAGGGTACTGAACCAGCAGAGAAGGTGATGATGATGAACACAATTTCTCGGAAAAGTGAAGATAACAATTTCAGCTTCCACTCCAGCTCTTATGAACATGAGCCCCTCAAAGTGAAAAGGAACAATGTCACAACCAGAATTCTTGCTAGACCTCCTACATCCATGCAAACTTCGGGATCATTGTCTGCCCCAAGTTCCGAATCCGTCTATGACGAGACCTCGACATCAACCTCATCCGCATCTCCGACCACGTTGTCTAGCAACACTCCCGTTGCGGGCACATTAGAAGATAATCATGCTCAAAAACCAAGCTACATGAATCCCACCGAATCTATTAAAGCGAAACAGAAGAACACATTCAGGTTTTCTCCTGATAATGTGCGGAGGAGACATGTGGTTGATGATGATTTACAATATTTTCATAAGAAACTAATGACACTTTCTTGCGAGGACGACACAAGGAGCAGTGCTGATTCTTATAATCCATCATTATATTTCTCCAGAGAGTTGTACGGACCGAGACAAATGGGTGGTAGGCAAGATTCCCCAAAAAGGACTCAGTGGAGCCAAGGTAGACGACAAGCAAATTCTTTTATGTAA
- the LOC107904316 gene encoding protein IQ-DOMAIN 1 isoform X3: protein MRHVAASEASDSSLLVDDVLASAMATVARAPPKDFRAVKREWAAIRIQTAFRALLARRALRALKAVVRIQAIFRGRQVRKQAAVTLRCMQALVRVQARVRAQCVTSSEGQAMPKLMDEDPAKQAERGWCDSLGTLEELKAKQQMRQQGAIKRERAIAYSVLKQQSRSCASPNARANKQPYSHNHQRLDRNSPDWNWLDRWMATKPWETRAMEEGTEPAEKVMMMNTISRKSEDNNFSFHSSSYEHEPLKVKRNNVTTRILARPPTSMQTSGSLSAPSSESVYDETSTSTSSASPTTLSSNTPVAGTLEDNHAQKPSYMNPTESIKAKQKNTFRFSPDNVRRRHVVDDDLQYFHKKLMTLSCEDDTRSSADSYNPSLYFSRELYGPRQMGGRQDSPKRTQWSQGRRQANSFM from the exons ATGCGCCACGTGGCTGCTTCAGAGGCCTCTGATTCATCTTTGTTGGTGGATGATGTGCTGGCTTCAGCTATGGCTACTGTTGCTCGTGCTCCACCCAAAGATTTCAGAGCTGTCAAGCGGGAATGGGCCGCTATTCGAATCCAGACCGCATTTCGAGCCTTGCTG GCAAGACGAGCTTTAAGGGCCTTGAAAGCAGTAGTGAGGATTCAAGCTATATTCCGGGGTCGTCAAGTCCGAAAGCAAGCTGCTGTGACATTAAGGTGTATGCAAGCTCTTGTCAGAGTCCAAGCTCGAGTAAGAGCACAATGTGTGACATCTTCTGAAGGACAAGCTATGCCCAAACTAATGGATGAAGATCCAGCAAAACAAGCTGAG CGAGGATGGTGCGACAGTCTGGGAACTTTAGAGGAACTAAAAGCTAAACAACAAATGAGGCAACAAGGTGCAATCAAGAGGGAGAGAGCAATAGCATACTCTGTCTTAAAACAG CAGTCAAGATCATGTGCCAGTCCAAATGCGAGAGCGAATAAGCAGCCGTACTCTCACAATCATCAACGGTTAGATAGGAATAGTCCGGATTGGAATTGGCTTGATCGTTGGATGGCAACCAAGCCCTGGGAAACCAGGGCAATGGAAGAGGGTACTGAACCAGCAGAGAAGGTGATGATGATGAACACAATTTCTCGGAAAAGTGAAGATAACAATTTCAGCTTCCACTCCAGCTCTTATGAACATGAGCCCCTCAAAGTGAAAAGGAACAATGTCACAACCAGAATTCTTGCTAGACCTCCTACATCCATGCAAACTTCGGGATCATTGTCTGCCCCAAGTTCCGAATCCGTCTATGACGAGACCTCGACATCAACCTCATCCGCATCTCCGACCACGTTGTCTAGCAACACTCCCGTTGCGGGCACATTAGAAGATAATCATGCTCAAAAACCAAGCTACATGAATCCCACCGAATCTATTAAAGCGAAACAGAAGAACACATTCAGGTTTTCTCCTGATAATGTGCGGAGGAGACATGTGGTTGATGATGATTTACAATATTTTCATAAGAAACTAATGACACTTTCTTGCGAGGACGACACAAGGAGCAGTGCTGATTCTTATAATCCATCATTATATTTCTCCAGAGAGTTGTACGGACCGAGACAAATGGGTGGTAGGCAAGATTCCCCAAAAAGGACTCAGTGGAGCCAAGGTAGACGACAAGCAAATTCTTTTATGTAA